In Apium graveolens cultivar Ventura chromosome 10, ASM990537v1, whole genome shotgun sequence, the following are encoded in one genomic region:
- the LOC141693465 gene encoding large ribosomal subunit protein eL18y — protein MGIDLIAGGKSKRTKRTAPRSDDIYLKLIVKLYRFLVRRTGSKFNAVILKRLFMSKTNKPPMSLSRLIRFMTGKEDKIAVIVGTITDDVRVHEIPCMKVTALRFTETARARIEKAGGECLTFDQLALRAPLGQNTVLLRGPKNSREAVKHFGKAPGVPHSHSKPYVRSKGRKFEKARGKRKSRGFRV, from the exons ATG GGTATTGATTTGATAGCCGGAGGTAAAAGCAAGAGGACTAAGAGGACTGCCCCTAGATCAGATGATATTTACTTGAAACTCATTGTCAAG TTGTATCGCTTTTTGGTGAGGAGGACCGGGAGTAAGTTCAATGCTGTGATATTGAAGAGGTTGTTTATGAGTAAAACTAATAAGCCACCGATGTCGCTTTCGAGGTTGATACGGTTTATGACCGGAAAG GAGGACAAGATTGCTGTGATTGTTGGAACTATTACTGATGATGTTCGAGTGCATGAAATTCCTTGCATGAAGGTAACCGCTTTGAGGTTCACAGAGACTGCGAGGGCAAGGATTGAGAAGGCTGGCGGTGAATGTTTGACATTTGACCAGCTTGCTCTTAGAGCTCCTCTGGGACAGAACACA GTTCTTCTCAGAGGTCCTAAGAACTCTCGTGAAGCAGTGAAGCACTTTGGCAAGGCTCCTGGTGTGCCACACAGTCACAGCAAGCCCTATGTGCGATCAAAGGGAAGGAAATTTGAAAAGGCTAGAGGCAAAAGGAAGAGCAGAGGCTTTAGGGTTTGA
- the LOC141693654 gene encoding epoxide hydrolase 2-like encodes MDKIQHKNLHVNGINMHIAEIGEGQPILFVHGFPELWYSWRHQLLSLSSLGYRAIAPDLRGYGDTDVPPSVSSYTVHHIVGDLVALLDLLKIDKVFLVGHDWGSHICWWFCKLRPDRIRALVSLSVAHMPRNPNRKPLQSMRSAFGDDYYICRFQEPGVAEEDFARVDPAIIIKKFLVGRNPGLFRIPKDGLGRNPKKGIILPSWLSEEDVNYYASKFKQTGFTGGLNYYRAMDLNWELTAPWTGVQVKVPVKYIVGDLDITYNTPGAKEYIHKGGLKRDVLFLQELVIMEGVAHFLQEERPEEISAHIYDFIKKF; translated from the exons ATGGACAAAATCCAACACAAGAATTTACATGTCAATGGAATCAACATGCACATAGCTGAGATTGGTGAAGGCCAGCCCATCCTCTTCGTGCACGGCTTCCCTGAGCTCTGGTACTCTTGGCGCCACCAGTTACTGTCACTGTCTTCGCTTGGTTACCGAGCTATCGCTCCTGACCTCCGTGGCTACGGTGACACTGATGTTCCTCCTTCAGTGTCCAGCTACACTGTGCACCATATTGTAGGAGACCTTGTTGCTCTTCTGGACTTGTTGAAGATAGACAAGGTGTTTCTAGTTGGTCATGACTGGGGCTCGCATATCTGCTGGTGGTTTTGCAAGCTTCGACCGGATAGGATCAGGGCTTTGGTTAGTTTGAGTGTTGCGCATATGCCTAGGAATCCTAATAGGAAGCCTTTGCAATCCATGCGTTCTGCTTTTGGCGACGATTATTACATTTGCAGATTTCAG GAACCTGGTGTGGCAGAAGAAGACTTTGCTCGCGTTGATCCTGCAATTATAATAAAGAAATTTCTTGTAGGTCGCAATCCAGGTCTATTTCGTATACCTAAAGATGGATTAGGCCGTAACCCTAAAAAAGGAATAATACTTCCTTCTTGGTTATCGGAGGAAGATGTAAACTATTATGCAAGCAAATTCAAGCAGACAGGCTTTACAGGTGGACTGAACTACTACCGAGCTATGGATCT AAACTGGGAGCTCACAGCACCATGGACTGGTGTGCAAGTAAAGGTGCCTGTGAAGTACATTGTGGGGGACCTGGACATAACCTATAATACCCCAGGAGCCAAGGAATATATACATAAAGGGGGTCTCAAAAGAGATGTACTGTTCTTGCAGGAATTAGTGATTATGGAAGGTGTTGCTCACTTTCTCCAAGAAGAGAGGCCAGAAGAAATTAGCGCACACATCTACGATTTCATCAAGAAGTTCTGA